Proteins co-encoded in one Dethiobacter alkaliphilus AHT 1 genomic window:
- a CDS encoding Mini-ribonuclease 3, translating into MNSNLSPLMLAYVGDAVFELFVRQKLSRQKALPVRQLHRRATRLVRAEGQDAALGQIEPLLSEEEAEIVRRGRNTKSRVPKNADMAAYRRATGFEALLGWLYLNGEHHRLEELLDAIEMGEES; encoded by the coding sequence ATGAACAGTAATTTATCTCCCTTGATGCTGGCTTACGTCGGGGACGCGGTGTTTGAGCTTTTTGTCCGGCAGAAATTGTCCCGGCAAAAGGCGTTGCCGGTACGCCAGCTGCACCGCAGGGCCACACGGTTGGTGCGGGCTGAAGGACAGGACGCGGCTCTTGGGCAAATTGAGCCGCTTCTCTCAGAAGAGGAGGCGGAAATTGTCCGCCGCGGCCGCAACACCAAAAGCCGGGTGCCCAAAAATGCAGATATGGCTGCGTACCGGCGGGCCACCGGCTTTGAAGCCCTGCTGGGCTGGTTGTATTTAAACGGGGAGCACCACAGACTGGAAGAACTATTGGATGCCATTGAAATGGGGGAGGAATCATAA
- the rlmB gene encoding 23S rRNA (guanosine(2251)-2'-O)-methyltransferase RlmB, protein MEEKRMIEGRRPVMEALRAGTKITRILLQKGSRGKPVDDILALAKEYSVKVEYLDKAALDKRATSRNHQGVMAETPPFRYTPFADILAKAGDKPPFLVLLDHIQDPHNLGALIRTAYAAGCDGIIIPERRAAQMTPAAVRTAAGAAEYLPVAKVVNLARCLDECKDAGLWVYGADMDGESVYTTGDYQGGTVLVIGSEGEGLGRLVKEKCDHLVQLPMQGKVASLNASVAGALLMYEVYRQREGF, encoded by the coding sequence ATGGAAGAAAAAAGGATGATTGAAGGCCGTCGCCCGGTAATGGAAGCACTGCGCGCCGGGACAAAAATTACCAGGATTTTATTGCAAAAAGGTTCCCGTGGCAAGCCTGTTGATGACATACTTGCCCTGGCTAAAGAATATAGTGTCAAGGTAGAGTATCTGGACAAAGCTGCGCTGGATAAACGTGCTACCAGTCGCAATCATCAGGGGGTGATGGCTGAAACGCCGCCGTTTCGTTATACACCTTTTGCCGATATCCTGGCCAAGGCCGGCGATAAACCACCGTTTTTGGTGCTGCTTGACCATATTCAGGACCCACATAATCTGGGGGCTTTGATTCGTACCGCCTATGCCGCCGGCTGTGACGGGATTATTATCCCCGAGCGCCGTGCTGCGCAAATGACGCCTGCCGCCGTGCGCACCGCCGCCGGAGCCGCCGAGTACCTGCCGGTGGCCAAAGTGGTAAACCTGGCACGCTGCCTGGATGAGTGCAAAGATGCGGGGCTTTGGGTGTATGGTGCCGATATGGACGGAGAGTCGGTCTACACCACCGGAGATTATCAGGGTGGGACCGTGCTGGTTATCGGCAGTGAAGGCGAAGGCCTGGGTCGCCTGGTAAAGGAAAAATGCGACCATCTGGTTCAACTGCCCATGCAGGGTAAAGTGGCTTCTTTGAATGCTTCGGTGGCGGGAGCCCTGTTAATGTACGAAGTTTACCGGCAGCGGGAAGGTTTTTAA
- the thyX gene encoding FAD-dependent thymidylate synthase: protein MHVTLLAYTPDPEKTVAAAARLCYSPEGASTLLDGLTQEKAGRFLNKLVEMGHFSPIEHVSFTFAVEGVSRALSHQLVRHRIASYSQKSQRYVTEDAFAYIVPPSVKENSEAEALFHEQMENIRQAYEKLRAMVHQEDARYVLPNACETKVVFTMNARSLHNFFALRCCNRAQWEIRDLAEAVYREVKKVAPTLFGVSGPACVSEGTCPEGEMTCGEFAAVREKFRNM from the coding sequence ATGCATGTGACGCTGTTAGCCTATACTCCGGACCCGGAAAAAACCGTGGCCGCAGCGGCCCGGCTGTGCTATTCTCCGGAAGGCGCGTCCACCCTTTTGGACGGCTTGACCCAGGAGAAAGCCGGACGTTTTTTAAACAAGTTGGTGGAAATGGGCCATTTTTCACCTATTGAGCACGTATCCTTTACTTTTGCAGTGGAAGGAGTGAGCCGGGCCCTGTCGCACCAGCTGGTCCGGCACCGCATTGCTTCCTATTCACAAAAATCACAGCGTTACGTGACAGAAGATGCCTTTGCATATATTGTGCCGCCTTCGGTTAAAGAAAACAGCGAGGCGGAAGCGCTTTTTCATGAACAGATGGAGAACATCCGCCAGGCTTATGAGAAGCTGCGCGCCATGGTGCATCAGGAGGATGCCCGCTATGTGCTGCCCAATGCCTGTGAAACCAAGGTGGTATTTACCATGAATGCCAGAAGCCTGCATAATTTCTTTGCGCTGCGCTGCTGCAACCGGGCGCAGTGGGAAATCAGGGATTTGGCCGAAGCGGTTTACAGAGAAGTAAAAAAGGTGGCGCCCACCCTGTTTGGTGTTTCCGGGCCGGCCTGCGTCAGTGAAGGAACATGTCCGGAGGGGGAAATGACTTGCGGTGAGTTTGCCGCGGTACGGGAAAAATTCCGTAACATGTGA
- a CDS encoding NYN domain-containing protein, with translation MASVLLVDGYNVIGNWEDLSALKSVSLEEARAKLCGILIRYLKFRWDRIIVVFDAYRVSGGKEKDPGDAPFAVIFSDEGETADVVIERLTAQLVAAGNVVEVATSDALEQSLVLRLGATRISSRELRLQLGEMDRQLSEANSGDRGRRMVLDIHLDQKTREVLERWRRKS, from the coding sequence ATGGCCAGCGTACTGCTAGTAGATGGTTATAACGTTATTGGGAACTGGGAAGATTTGTCGGCCCTAAAAAGTGTCAGCCTGGAAGAAGCCCGCGCTAAACTGTGCGGTATTCTGATACGTTATCTGAAGTTTCGCTGGGACCGCATCATAGTGGTTTTTGATGCTTACCGGGTTAGCGGAGGCAAAGAAAAGGATCCCGGCGATGCCCCCTTTGCCGTAATCTTCAGCGACGAAGGAGAAACGGCAGATGTGGTTATTGAACGGCTCACCGCCCAATTGGTGGCGGCGGGAAATGTTGTGGAGGTGGCCACCTCAGATGCACTGGAACAGTCCCTTGTTCTCAGGCTGGGGGCCACAAGAATTTCATCACGGGAACTGCGCCTGCAGCTTGGGGAAATGGACAGACAGCTAAGTGAAGCAAACTCCGGTGATCGGGGGCGGCGGATGGTGCTGGATATTCACCTGGATCAAAAAACCAGGGAAGTGTTGGAGCGCTGGCGCCGCAAAAGTTGA